Genomic segment of uncultured Desulfobacter sp.:
TCACTGTAAACGTTTATGAATCCATTATTCTGTTTGACAATGCCGTATACGGTTGCCAGACCAAGTCCGGTCCCTTCTCCTTTCTTTTTTGTCGTAAAAAAGGGCTCAAAAAGATGCATTGATGTTTTCTTATTCATTCCACAGCCACTGTCACTGATACTGATCAAAACATAATTCCCAGGTATGAAGCCCGTGTGGTGCTCGCAGTAAGCTTCATCAAAGCTGATATTGTCGGTTTCAATGGTGACTTTGCCCACGTCTTTGATGGCATCCCTGGCATTAACACAGAGATTGGCCAACATCTGATCAATTTGGGAAGGGTCTATTTTAATGGGCCATAAATCTGTTTTGGGTTGCCATAGCAGATCAATATCTTCTCCTATCAGCCGCTTCAACATTTTAAGCATACCCTCAATTATATGATTGGAATTAAGGACTTTGGGAGAAATTGTCTGTTTCCGGGCAAACGCCAGTAGCTGGCGGGTAAGGTCTGATGAACGCTGTGCTGCATTTTGAATTTCCTTCAAATTGGACGCACATGGATGTTCCGGTTTAATATCTTCCAACATTATTTCCGAATTTCCCAGAATGATACTGAGCATGTTGTTGAAATCATGCGCCACACCACCAGCGAGTCGCCCTATGGATTCCATTTTCTGCGCCTGGGTAAGCTGGGCCTGCAGCTTTTCTTTTTCCGCTTCAGCCTTTTTGTGTTCGGTTGTGTCTTCGGTAAAGATAATGATGCCCCCGACATCACCTTCTACTCTTCGCCATGGTCTCACTTCCCAGCGAAACCACCTGACCGAACCGTCTGAGCGTTTGAACCTATCTTCTTCGCCCCGTATGACCTCCCCAGCCAGGCCTCGCCGGTGAATCTTTTTCCAATCATCTGAAATTTCAGGAAAAACATTGTAATGAGACAGCCCAACCAAATCATTTCGGTGGAGATTATAGTCCTTCATCCACCGAAGGTTGGCGTTTATGTAGCACATCTCTCGGTTGAACATGGCCAGAGATACCGGTGCATGGTCGATGAAGATGCGCAGGCATTCTTCACTTTCTCTCAAATGCTTTTCTGCCATCTCTTGCTCGGTATGGTGTTTTATTAATGACGCGGTCATCTCTTTAAAATTTTCTGTCAGCTCGGACAGTTCTCGGACACGGCTGCCGGGCCATTGAATTTGAGCTGAATCGTGAAATAATTGTGGCACCGAACGAGTCAGCAGTTGCAGCCTCTTGATGCCGGCAATCAACCGGTTGCTGACTATATGGGAAATAAGAATGGCGGCAAGGATAAGCAGTGCCTGAATAGTCAGCCAGGCCAGACAGTATTGCGAGGTGGACTTGGCGACCGGCAGCAGGGACGCCTCTACGATAACCCGCCAGTGGCTCTCCCCGGGTATGCGGCTGTCATTGAAGAGAAAAGAGTCCGTCCACTGTTGCATGACACTGATGTTGGGTCTGGGAGCCGGTTGCCAGAGATGGGTTTGTGAATTCATGTACCCTTCAGCCTTGATATATGGCTGTGCAAAAGGGGCCATAATGTCGTAATCAGAACGGGTACTCGCGATCACCCTGTTGTGCCCGTCGACGATTGTGATATGAGTCTCCGGCTTCCTGAGGCTTGCCAGGAGACCGGAGACCCGGTCGACTTCAAGAACCCCGCTGCAATATCCTTTGTACGCGTTGGCAGAAATAATGGGGGAGACAACCACCACAATCGGCTTAGGTTTTCCGAGCCTGCTCATAATGACATCCGTGATATAGGGTTTCCTGGTCTTTTTCATTACCTGGATGTGCGCACGGCCAGACATGTCAATCCCTAAATTAGACCGACCATCCTGGAACAGTGGCGAGTAGGCCACCGTGACAGCCCTGTCGTTGAACACTCCCATGCCTTTAAACTCGGGGGTTGCAGACCGGATGACCTCCACGTAGTGTTGCATCTTCTCAAAAGTGTTGTTCTCCGGATCATTCACCAGAGTGGACAAAATCTGAACGTTATTGTGATGTGTCGCGATCCATTCTCTAAGATTTTTCCGGGCAGACTCTGCCACCCAGGAGACCTGGGACCGGAGCATTTCCATGTTGTTGTCCTGGTAGGTCCGAATCGAGTAAACAGACAGAAGGAAAATCGGCAGGATGGCAAAAGCGGCCATGGCATTAAAGAGCAGCTCTGAATAACCGGTTCGAATGCCTTTGGACTTTTTCAGGTACCTGTAGAGACTGAGTGAGATGGTTGCCAGCAGGGCATTGGTGACTCCGTTGACCGGCTGTTTGAGCATGATGAGCAAAGTGCTTTGGACTGAGATCCCCATTACTTGGTGATAAAACAGATAGACCAAAGGGATTCCCAGGACGAACCAGTAAGCCAGATCATACAGGACGAGGTTTCCTTTATGTCTGGTGTACAGCCAGGAGACAACAACTGCCTCTCCGGTAAAAATTAGAACAGTCCACGGATGGTTCCAGATCAGGTAGGTGCAGGTTCCAGCAATGAACGCGCTGGCAATGCCATAGGCCCTTCCGAGCGACATGATCGCCAGCATGGAGAAGACAGAACCAGAAAGAAACTCCACATTAAAAAAGAGGTCGATTCGAAACCAATTTCCCCCAACGCCACATACGCAGAAGAGAACAAAAAGGAAAAATCGATTTAAATTCTTCGCTGACGCCATTGATGTCAATCTCCTTTAAAAAACATTATTCTCCATTTTAGGTTCGCTGTCATACATTGCATGGAATTCACAGCAACGAGTCTTTTCTCATAACAATGCGAATCGAAACTTGATTCCGGCCTCTTTGGAGGGCACTTTCTTGGATCTTTTTTATACTGAATTTGAGACCTTTTATACCATATGCGATAAGGTAAACCAAGGTTTCAAGAATGCTGACGGCCAAATCATTAGTTTTGAATAAAAAGAGCAATATCAGAGCCTACAATGATGGTATTCAGTGTCACTGCTCCGGATTTTAAACCAGGCAGGAATAACAGAAGTATCCAACGCCTTCAATGACAAGCATCACGGCGTTTATGTATAGACAAAGTCAACACTCTAACGATGCGGATGAGGGGCCGGGTTTAGGCCAAGAAGCCTGTAGCCTAAGGTCCGGTCCATCCGCCTTGGATATGTGGCGCGGGTTACAGGCTCCCCTGTCGCCCCTAT
This window contains:
- a CDS encoding ATP-binding protein, producing the protein MSLGRAYGIASAFIAGTCTYLIWNHPWTVLIFTGEAVVVSWLYTRHKGNLVLYDLAYWFVLGIPLVYLFYHQVMGISVQSTLLIMLKQPVNGVTNALLATISLSLYRYLKKSKGIRTGYSELLFNAMAAFAILPIFLLSVYSIRTYQDNNMEMLRSQVSWVAESARKNLREWIATHHNNVQILSTLVNDPENNTFEKMQHYVEVIRSATPEFKGMGVFNDRAVTVAYSPLFQDGRSNLGIDMSGRAHIQVMKKTRKPYITDVIMSRLGKPKPIVVVVSPIISANAYKGYCSGVLEVDRVSGLLASLRKPETHITIVDGHNRVIASTRSDYDIMAPFAQPYIKAEGYMNSQTHLWQPAPRPNISVMQQWTDSFLFNDSRIPGESHWRVIVEASLLPVAKSTSQYCLAWLTIQALLILAAILISHIVSNRLIAGIKRLQLLTRSVPQLFHDSAQIQWPGSRVRELSELTENFKEMTASLIKHHTEQEMAEKHLRESEECLRIFIDHAPVSLAMFNREMCYINANLRWMKDYNLHRNDLVGLSHYNVFPEISDDWKKIHRRGLAGEVIRGEEDRFKRSDGSVRWFRWEVRPWRRVEGDVGGIIIFTEDTTEHKKAEAEKEKLQAQLTQAQKMESIGRLAGGVAHDFNNMLSIILGNSEIMLEDIKPEHPCASNLKEIQNAAQRSSDLTRQLLAFARKQTISPKVLNSNHIIEGMLKMLKRLIGEDIDLLWQPKTDLWPIKIDPSQIDQMLANLCVNARDAIKDVGKVTIETDNISFDEAYCEHHTGFIPGNYVLISISDSGCGMNKKTSMHLFEPFFTTKKKGEGTGLGLATVYGIVKQNNGFINVYSELDQGTTFKIYLPRYSGNIEEKVERKQGELLKGHETILLVEDEKAILTMIRQMLERLCYTVLTASTPDEAIRISNVSGTKIDLLITDVVMPSMNGRELAEKILLSFPNMKCLYMSGYTANVIAHRGILDEGLNFIGKPFSNQDLSIKLREIFD